The following are encoded together in the Daucus carota subsp. sativus chromosome 5, DH1 v3.0, whole genome shotgun sequence genome:
- the LOC135152745 gene encoding uncharacterized protein LOC135152745 codes for MPSYAKFMKDIQSRKLKLEDLETVALTEECSAVLQQKLPPKLKDLGSFTIPCTIGPLSFDKCLCDLGASTNLMPLSVFKKLGLPEPKPTNMYLQLADRSITYPRGIVEDVLVKVDKLIFPADFVILDFEEDKKIPIILGRPFLATGQTLIDVQKGELTMRVQDQSVTFKLFNAMKFPTDEEECFRVEPLEAVEKSEMEHVTVQESGGLDSDVTT; via the coding sequence atgccgagttatgctaaatttaTGAAAGATATTCAATCTCGGAAGCTGAAACTTGAGGACTTGGAGACTGTTGCTCTAACGGAAGAGTGCAGTGCGGTGCTGCAACAGAAATTGCCTCCGAAACTTAAAGATCTCGGAAGTTTCACAATACCGTGTACCATTGGACCGttgtcattcgacaagtgtttatgtgacttgggagctagcactAATCTGATGCCATTatctgtcttcaagaaacttggttTGCCAGAGCCGAAACCTACAAACATGTacttacaactggctgatcggtccattacatacccgagaggtatagtggaagatgtcttggttaaggtggataagctcatcttccctgctgactttgtcattctagactttgaggaggataagaagattcccatcaTCTTGGGAAGACCGTTCTTAGCTACAGgacaaactttgatcgatgtgcaaaaaggagagcttacaatgcgagttcaagatcagagtgtcacttttaagttgttcaacgcaatgaaatttccaaccgacgaagaagaatgctttagGGTGGAGCCACTAGAAGCTGTTGAAAAGTCTGAGATGGAGCATGTGAcagtccaggaatccgggggtctggattctgacgtcaccacataa
- the LOC135146716 gene encoding acidic leucine-rich nuclear phosphoprotein 32-related protein — translation MDEIWERAVETALDGQNDVASVRTLTLDGAVKCVQGRLPPPPLFEKFVNLNHLSIANIGVSSLEQFPRLRNLQKLILSDNRIAGGLEFLVEAGLESLRDLDLSNNRIQDIDDLRPLAELKLASLDLYECPVTRVKDYRSRVFGLVKSLRYLDKMDADGNERPESDDDEEESGDEEGEEDEGEDEEENEDEDDPGSGEIDGEDRSNRMSNGHSVENDGVVDVDEDEESDADEEETETVRSGNGLNGHSNGFRVEPVGGEEDENEEDGEEEEEIDEEEDDDDDEDVIEVHEILDSDEEDDGVEDEDEDEEEVDNDEGDFAEPESTGRITSTEGEIDAHEQGEDDGDDEDDNGETEEEEMGVEEGNYEEEEAEDEWQEDDDNGYLLQPVVQQVEVDANEGSDMDANEDEEDAELEEEVEDEEEEDDDVGVQASTSLHKRKRDEGESDGDSDSNEEDDDEDRASKLSKSSKPHS, via the exons ATGGATGAGATCTGGGAGAGAGCGGTTGAAACGGCGCTGGATGGGCAAAACGACGTCGCGTCGGTACGAACCCTAACCCTAGATGGCGCGGTCAAGTGTGTGCAGGGGCGCTTACCCCCACCGCCGCTGTTTGAGAAGTTTGTGAACCTGAATCATCTTTCGATAGCGAATATAGGGGTTTCGTCGTTGGAGCAGTTTCCGCGGTTGAGGAATCTGCAGAAGTTGATTTTATCGGATAATCGGATAGCTGGAGGTTTGGAATTTTTGGTTGAGGCTGGATTGGAGTCGTTGAGGGACCTGGATTTGTCGAATAATAGGATTCAGGATATTGATGATCTTAGGCCTCTTGCAGAGCTGAAGCTTGCGTCGCTTGATCTTTATGAGTGTCCGGTTACCAGAGTGAAGGATTATCGATCTAGGGTTTTTGGATTGGTCAAGTCGTTGAGGTATTTGGATAAGATGGATGCGGATGGGAATGAGAGGCCAGAGTCTGATGACGATGAGGAGGAGTCTGGTGATGAGGAGGGGGAGGAGGATGAGGGGGAAGATGAAGAGGAGAATGAGGATGAGGATGATCCTGGGAGCGGGGAAATTGACGGGGAGGATAGGTCAAATAGGATGAGTAATGGACATAGTGTTGAGAATGATGGCGTTGTGGATGTCGATGAGGATGAGGAGAGTGATGCTGATGAGGAAGAGACAGAGACTGTTAGGAGTGGGAATGGGTTGAACGGACACTCGAATGGGTTTCGTGTTGAGCCTGTTggtggagaggaggatgagaaCGAGGAGGATGGAGAGGAGGAAGAGGAGATTGATGAGGAGGAagacgatgatgatgatgaggatgtgATTGAGGTGCATGAGATTCtggatagtgatgaagaggatgacGGTGTGGAAGATGAGGATGAAGACGAGGAGGAAGTGGACAATGATGAAGGGGACTTTGCAGAACCTGAGAGCACCGGAAGGATTACAAGTACTGAAGGCGAGATTGATGCTCATGAACAGGGGGAGGACGATGGAGATGATGAGGATGACAATGGAGAGACCGAGGAAGAAGAGATGGGGGTCGAAGAAGGTAATTATGAAGAAGAGGAAGCTGAGGATGAG TGGCAGGAAGATGACGACAATGGATACTTGCTGCAACCAGTGGTTCAGCAGGTGGAAGTAGATGCTAATGAGGGTAGTGATATGGATgcaaatgaagatgaagaggatGCTGAATTGGAGGAAGaagttgaagatgaagaagaggagGATGATGATGTTGGAGTACAGGCATCAACTTCTTTGCACAAGAGGAAAAGAGATGAAGGTGAGAGTGATGGTGACAGTGATAGTAACgaggaagatgatgatgaggatcgTGCGTCTAAGTTGAGCAAGTCATCGAAGCCTCATTCGTAG
- the LOC108222631 gene encoding uncharacterized protein LOC108222631 isoform X2, translated as MLMLIYIYLPKYILVLVLVSRIMVLQREMDQSDDDDSFELVGSDDLHMDQSEHTDSESFEIIGSEELNFVMKNMKEVDIGILDTGGGCDSSQSDEQQLDSVNRYSDKSVDCKQGFSAGSTYPWDSLSINEPDDKLLDDLDRYSDKSLDSEQSFSDGSTYSWDATPINELGDKHKGSKRRDVVYDMDGTAYVFRPNITVRKDMEIKDVAKDYILPFLPAKSLVRFRAVSKDWDSWISHPFLAHMQTLCFQDMSGFFCQDGFNQFFVSLDHDAYGIPESSLSFLPWTVKIKSSCNGLLLCQGVGDTDSVNEYYVCNPATRAFHVVPRSTYYHGPEPNLILAFEPSLLNIGEDFKVICAFDIYNGPPMLCFDIYSSETRSWTCCNAVCSELGAPYLKDNGIYKNGVAYWATSTGELLAFDTVNDICGVQPICSDVKDGWGILTLIDEELSYVQSYIEPSYLQTSMRIGNFCDGSETGMFGGVTDTNIFCDEIEDVKNKCIIEIFGGVNMCLKRRDVVGLDMNICNAWSFKVLFAVKRNHFIFNIDDILYSCDVKEEKFEVIRRGRIKPSTTYVPYVNSLVSLP; from the exons aTGTTGATGCTGATATACATTTACCTTCCAAAATATATACTGGTTTTAGTTTTAGTATCAAGGATAATGGTGTTGCAGCGCGAGATGGatcaaagtgatgatgatgactcGTTTGAATTGGTGGGATCTGATGATTTGCATATG GACCAAAGCGAACATACCGATAGTGAGTCTTTTGAAATTATTGGTTCTGAAGAGCTGAATTTTGTAATGAAAAATATGAAGGAAGTGGATATTGGTATTTTAGATACGGGCGGGGGCTGTGATTCTTCTCAAAGC GATGAGCAGCAGTTAGACAGCGTGAACAGGTACTCCGATAAATCAGTCGACTGTAAGCAAGGATTTTCTGCTGGAAGCACATATCCATGGGATTCATTATCCATTAATGAGCCGGATGATAAG TTGTTGGACGACCTGGATAGGTACTCTGATAAATCACTGGACTCTGAGCAAAGTTTTTCTGATGGAAGCACGTATTCATGGGATGCAACACCCATTAATGAGCTGGGTGATAAG CACAAAGGTTCAAAACGTAGAGATGTGGTGTATGATATGGATGGAACAGCATATGTGTTCCGTCCAAATATCACGGTGAGAAAGGACATGGAAATTAAAGATGTGGCAAAGGACTATATTTTGCCTTTCCTCCCAGCAAAATCCCTTGTGAGATTTAGGGCAGTTTCAAAAGACTGGGATAGTTGGATATCACATCCATTCTTAGCTCATATGCAGACTCTTTGTTTCCAGGACATGTCTGGTTTCTTTTGTCAGGATGGTTTCAACCAATTCTTTGTATCTCTCGACCATGATGCATATGGGATTCCTGAATCTTCTTTGTCATTTCTTCCATGGACGGTTAAGATCAAAAGTTCCTGCAATGGATTGCTTCTCTGTCAAGGAGTAGGTGACACAGATAGTGTAAATGAATACTATGTTTGCAATCCGGCAACTAGGGCTTTCCATGTGGTGCCTCGATCTACTTACTATCATGGGCCTGAACCGAATTTAATACTTGCCTTTGAGCCCTCTCTATTGAACATTGGGGAAGATTTTAAGGTAATATGTGCCTTTGACATTTACAATGGTCCTCCGATGCTTTGCTttgacatttatagttcagAGACGAGGTCCTGGACCTGCTGTAATGCTGTCTGTTCTGAGCTTGGGGCGCCATATTTGAAAGATAATGGCATATACAAAAATGGGGTGGCATACTGGGCTACCTCAACAGGTGAATTGCTAGCTTTTGATACTGTTAATGACATCTGTGGAGTTCAACCCATATGTTCTGATGTTAAAGATGGATGGGGTATTTTGACATTGATTGATGAGGAGCTATCTTATGTTCAGTCCTACATTGAGCCTTCTTACCTTCAGACTAGCATGCGGATTGGTAATTTTTGTGATGGGAGCGAGACTGGAATGTTTGGTGGTGTGACAGATACTAATATTTTTTGTGATGAGATTGAGGATGTGAAGAATAAGTGCATAATTGAGATCTTTGGGGGTGTTAATATGTGCTTGAAGCGTCGTGATGTTGTTGGACTTGATATGAATATTTGCAATGCGTGGTCCTTTAAAGTGTTGTTCGCTGTTAAGCGCAATCACTTCATTTTCAATATCGATGACATCTTATATTCCTGCGATGTGAAGGAAGAGAAATTTGAAGTGATTAGGAGAGGGAGGATCAAACCGAGTACAACATATGTCCCCTATGTGAACAGCCTCGTATCTTTGCCCTGA
- the LOC108222631 gene encoding uncharacterized protein LOC108222631 isoform X1, which produces MLMLIYIYLPKYILVLVLVSRIMVLQREMDQSDDDDSFELVGSDDLHMDQSEHTDSESFEIIGSEELNFVMKNMKEVDIGILDTGGGCDSSQSDEQQLDSVNRYSDKSVDCKQGFSAGSTYPWDSLSINEPDDKNEQLLDDLDRYSDKSLDSEQSFSDGSTYSWDATPINELGDKHKGSKRRDVVYDMDGTAYVFRPNITVRKDMEIKDVAKDYILPFLPAKSLVRFRAVSKDWDSWISHPFLAHMQTLCFQDMSGFFCQDGFNQFFVSLDHDAYGIPESSLSFLPWTVKIKSSCNGLLLCQGVGDTDSVNEYYVCNPATRAFHVVPRSTYYHGPEPNLILAFEPSLLNIGEDFKVICAFDIYNGPPMLCFDIYSSETRSWTCCNAVCSELGAPYLKDNGIYKNGVAYWATSTGELLAFDTVNDICGVQPICSDVKDGWGILTLIDEELSYVQSYIEPSYLQTSMRIGNFCDGSETGMFGGVTDTNIFCDEIEDVKNKCIIEIFGGVNMCLKRRDVVGLDMNICNAWSFKVLFAVKRNHFIFNIDDILYSCDVKEEKFEVIRRGRIKPSTTYVPYVNSLVSLP; this is translated from the exons aTGTTGATGCTGATATACATTTACCTTCCAAAATATATACTGGTTTTAGTTTTAGTATCAAGGATAATGGTGTTGCAGCGCGAGATGGatcaaagtgatgatgatgactcGTTTGAATTGGTGGGATCTGATGATTTGCATATG GACCAAAGCGAACATACCGATAGTGAGTCTTTTGAAATTATTGGTTCTGAAGAGCTGAATTTTGTAATGAAAAATATGAAGGAAGTGGATATTGGTATTTTAGATACGGGCGGGGGCTGTGATTCTTCTCAAAGC GATGAGCAGCAGTTAGACAGCGTGAACAGGTACTCCGATAAATCAGTCGACTGTAAGCAAGGATTTTCTGCTGGAAGCACATATCCATGGGATTCATTATCCATTAATGAGCCGGATGATAAG aatGAGCAGTTGTTGGACGACCTGGATAGGTACTCTGATAAATCACTGGACTCTGAGCAAAGTTTTTCTGATGGAAGCACGTATTCATGGGATGCAACACCCATTAATGAGCTGGGTGATAAG CACAAAGGTTCAAAACGTAGAGATGTGGTGTATGATATGGATGGAACAGCATATGTGTTCCGTCCAAATATCACGGTGAGAAAGGACATGGAAATTAAAGATGTGGCAAAGGACTATATTTTGCCTTTCCTCCCAGCAAAATCCCTTGTGAGATTTAGGGCAGTTTCAAAAGACTGGGATAGTTGGATATCACATCCATTCTTAGCTCATATGCAGACTCTTTGTTTCCAGGACATGTCTGGTTTCTTTTGTCAGGATGGTTTCAACCAATTCTTTGTATCTCTCGACCATGATGCATATGGGATTCCTGAATCTTCTTTGTCATTTCTTCCATGGACGGTTAAGATCAAAAGTTCCTGCAATGGATTGCTTCTCTGTCAAGGAGTAGGTGACACAGATAGTGTAAATGAATACTATGTTTGCAATCCGGCAACTAGGGCTTTCCATGTGGTGCCTCGATCTACTTACTATCATGGGCCTGAACCGAATTTAATACTTGCCTTTGAGCCCTCTCTATTGAACATTGGGGAAGATTTTAAGGTAATATGTGCCTTTGACATTTACAATGGTCCTCCGATGCTTTGCTttgacatttatagttcagAGACGAGGTCCTGGACCTGCTGTAATGCTGTCTGTTCTGAGCTTGGGGCGCCATATTTGAAAGATAATGGCATATACAAAAATGGGGTGGCATACTGGGCTACCTCAACAGGTGAATTGCTAGCTTTTGATACTGTTAATGACATCTGTGGAGTTCAACCCATATGTTCTGATGTTAAAGATGGATGGGGTATTTTGACATTGATTGATGAGGAGCTATCTTATGTTCAGTCCTACATTGAGCCTTCTTACCTTCAGACTAGCATGCGGATTGGTAATTTTTGTGATGGGAGCGAGACTGGAATGTTTGGTGGTGTGACAGATACTAATATTTTTTGTGATGAGATTGAGGATGTGAAGAATAAGTGCATAATTGAGATCTTTGGGGGTGTTAATATGTGCTTGAAGCGTCGTGATGTTGTTGGACTTGATATGAATATTTGCAATGCGTGGTCCTTTAAAGTGTTGTTCGCTGTTAAGCGCAATCACTTCATTTTCAATATCGATGACATCTTATATTCCTGCGATGTGAAGGAAGAGAAATTTGAAGTGATTAGGAGAGGGAGGATCAAACCGAGTACAACATATGTCCCCTATGTGAACAGCCTCGTATCTTTGCCCTGA
- the LOC108222631 gene encoding uncharacterized protein LOC108222631 isoform X4: protein MVLQREMDQSDDDDSFELVGSDDLHMDQSEHTDSESFEIIGSEELNFVMKNMKEVDIGILDTGGGCDSSQSDEQQLDSVNRYSDKSVDCKQGFSAGSTYPWDSLSINEPDDKLLDDLDRYSDKSLDSEQSFSDGSTYSWDATPINELGDKHKGSKRRDVVYDMDGTAYVFRPNITVRKDMEIKDVAKDYILPFLPAKSLVRFRAVSKDWDSWISHPFLAHMQTLCFQDMSGFFCQDGFNQFFVSLDHDAYGIPESSLSFLPWTVKIKSSCNGLLLCQGVGDTDSVNEYYVCNPATRAFHVVPRSTYYHGPEPNLILAFEPSLLNIGEDFKVICAFDIYNGPPMLCFDIYSSETRSWTCCNAVCSELGAPYLKDNGIYKNGVAYWATSTGELLAFDTVNDICGVQPICSDVKDGWGILTLIDEELSYVQSYIEPSYLQTSMRIGNFCDGSETGMFGGVTDTNIFCDEIEDVKNKCIIEIFGGVNMCLKRRDVVGLDMNICNAWSFKVLFAVKRNHFIFNIDDILYSCDVKEEKFEVIRRGRIKPSTTYVPYVNSLVSLP, encoded by the exons ATGGTGTTGCAGCGCGAGATGGatcaaagtgatgatgatgactcGTTTGAATTGGTGGGATCTGATGATTTGCATATG GACCAAAGCGAACATACCGATAGTGAGTCTTTTGAAATTATTGGTTCTGAAGAGCTGAATTTTGTAATGAAAAATATGAAGGAAGTGGATATTGGTATTTTAGATACGGGCGGGGGCTGTGATTCTTCTCAAAGC GATGAGCAGCAGTTAGACAGCGTGAACAGGTACTCCGATAAATCAGTCGACTGTAAGCAAGGATTTTCTGCTGGAAGCACATATCCATGGGATTCATTATCCATTAATGAGCCGGATGATAAG TTGTTGGACGACCTGGATAGGTACTCTGATAAATCACTGGACTCTGAGCAAAGTTTTTCTGATGGAAGCACGTATTCATGGGATGCAACACCCATTAATGAGCTGGGTGATAAG CACAAAGGTTCAAAACGTAGAGATGTGGTGTATGATATGGATGGAACAGCATATGTGTTCCGTCCAAATATCACGGTGAGAAAGGACATGGAAATTAAAGATGTGGCAAAGGACTATATTTTGCCTTTCCTCCCAGCAAAATCCCTTGTGAGATTTAGGGCAGTTTCAAAAGACTGGGATAGTTGGATATCACATCCATTCTTAGCTCATATGCAGACTCTTTGTTTCCAGGACATGTCTGGTTTCTTTTGTCAGGATGGTTTCAACCAATTCTTTGTATCTCTCGACCATGATGCATATGGGATTCCTGAATCTTCTTTGTCATTTCTTCCATGGACGGTTAAGATCAAAAGTTCCTGCAATGGATTGCTTCTCTGTCAAGGAGTAGGTGACACAGATAGTGTAAATGAATACTATGTTTGCAATCCGGCAACTAGGGCTTTCCATGTGGTGCCTCGATCTACTTACTATCATGGGCCTGAACCGAATTTAATACTTGCCTTTGAGCCCTCTCTATTGAACATTGGGGAAGATTTTAAGGTAATATGTGCCTTTGACATTTACAATGGTCCTCCGATGCTTTGCTttgacatttatagttcagAGACGAGGTCCTGGACCTGCTGTAATGCTGTCTGTTCTGAGCTTGGGGCGCCATATTTGAAAGATAATGGCATATACAAAAATGGGGTGGCATACTGGGCTACCTCAACAGGTGAATTGCTAGCTTTTGATACTGTTAATGACATCTGTGGAGTTCAACCCATATGTTCTGATGTTAAAGATGGATGGGGTATTTTGACATTGATTGATGAGGAGCTATCTTATGTTCAGTCCTACATTGAGCCTTCTTACCTTCAGACTAGCATGCGGATTGGTAATTTTTGTGATGGGAGCGAGACTGGAATGTTTGGTGGTGTGACAGATACTAATATTTTTTGTGATGAGATTGAGGATGTGAAGAATAAGTGCATAATTGAGATCTTTGGGGGTGTTAATATGTGCTTGAAGCGTCGTGATGTTGTTGGACTTGATATGAATATTTGCAATGCGTGGTCCTTTAAAGTGTTGTTCGCTGTTAAGCGCAATCACTTCATTTTCAATATCGATGACATCTTATATTCCTGCGATGTGAAGGAAGAGAAATTTGAAGTGATTAGGAGAGGGAGGATCAAACCGAGTACAACATATGTCCCCTATGTGAACAGCCTCGTATCTTTGCCCTGA
- the LOC108222631 gene encoding uncharacterized protein LOC108222631 isoform X3, whose protein sequence is MVLQREMDQSDDDDSFELVGSDDLHMDQSEHTDSESFEIIGSEELNFVMKNMKEVDIGILDTGGGCDSSQSDEQQLDSVNRYSDKSVDCKQGFSAGSTYPWDSLSINEPDDKNEQLLDDLDRYSDKSLDSEQSFSDGSTYSWDATPINELGDKHKGSKRRDVVYDMDGTAYVFRPNITVRKDMEIKDVAKDYILPFLPAKSLVRFRAVSKDWDSWISHPFLAHMQTLCFQDMSGFFCQDGFNQFFVSLDHDAYGIPESSLSFLPWTVKIKSSCNGLLLCQGVGDTDSVNEYYVCNPATRAFHVVPRSTYYHGPEPNLILAFEPSLLNIGEDFKVICAFDIYNGPPMLCFDIYSSETRSWTCCNAVCSELGAPYLKDNGIYKNGVAYWATSTGELLAFDTVNDICGVQPICSDVKDGWGILTLIDEELSYVQSYIEPSYLQTSMRIGNFCDGSETGMFGGVTDTNIFCDEIEDVKNKCIIEIFGGVNMCLKRRDVVGLDMNICNAWSFKVLFAVKRNHFIFNIDDILYSCDVKEEKFEVIRRGRIKPSTTYVPYVNSLVSLP, encoded by the exons ATGGTGTTGCAGCGCGAGATGGatcaaagtgatgatgatgactcGTTTGAATTGGTGGGATCTGATGATTTGCATATG GACCAAAGCGAACATACCGATAGTGAGTCTTTTGAAATTATTGGTTCTGAAGAGCTGAATTTTGTAATGAAAAATATGAAGGAAGTGGATATTGGTATTTTAGATACGGGCGGGGGCTGTGATTCTTCTCAAAGC GATGAGCAGCAGTTAGACAGCGTGAACAGGTACTCCGATAAATCAGTCGACTGTAAGCAAGGATTTTCTGCTGGAAGCACATATCCATGGGATTCATTATCCATTAATGAGCCGGATGATAAG aatGAGCAGTTGTTGGACGACCTGGATAGGTACTCTGATAAATCACTGGACTCTGAGCAAAGTTTTTCTGATGGAAGCACGTATTCATGGGATGCAACACCCATTAATGAGCTGGGTGATAAG CACAAAGGTTCAAAACGTAGAGATGTGGTGTATGATATGGATGGAACAGCATATGTGTTCCGTCCAAATATCACGGTGAGAAAGGACATGGAAATTAAAGATGTGGCAAAGGACTATATTTTGCCTTTCCTCCCAGCAAAATCCCTTGTGAGATTTAGGGCAGTTTCAAAAGACTGGGATAGTTGGATATCACATCCATTCTTAGCTCATATGCAGACTCTTTGTTTCCAGGACATGTCTGGTTTCTTTTGTCAGGATGGTTTCAACCAATTCTTTGTATCTCTCGACCATGATGCATATGGGATTCCTGAATCTTCTTTGTCATTTCTTCCATGGACGGTTAAGATCAAAAGTTCCTGCAATGGATTGCTTCTCTGTCAAGGAGTAGGTGACACAGATAGTGTAAATGAATACTATGTTTGCAATCCGGCAACTAGGGCTTTCCATGTGGTGCCTCGATCTACTTACTATCATGGGCCTGAACCGAATTTAATACTTGCCTTTGAGCCCTCTCTATTGAACATTGGGGAAGATTTTAAGGTAATATGTGCCTTTGACATTTACAATGGTCCTCCGATGCTTTGCTttgacatttatagttcagAGACGAGGTCCTGGACCTGCTGTAATGCTGTCTGTTCTGAGCTTGGGGCGCCATATTTGAAAGATAATGGCATATACAAAAATGGGGTGGCATACTGGGCTACCTCAACAGGTGAATTGCTAGCTTTTGATACTGTTAATGACATCTGTGGAGTTCAACCCATATGTTCTGATGTTAAAGATGGATGGGGTATTTTGACATTGATTGATGAGGAGCTATCTTATGTTCAGTCCTACATTGAGCCTTCTTACCTTCAGACTAGCATGCGGATTGGTAATTTTTGTGATGGGAGCGAGACTGGAATGTTTGGTGGTGTGACAGATACTAATATTTTTTGTGATGAGATTGAGGATGTGAAGAATAAGTGCATAATTGAGATCTTTGGGGGTGTTAATATGTGCTTGAAGCGTCGTGATGTTGTTGGACTTGATATGAATATTTGCAATGCGTGGTCCTTTAAAGTGTTGTTCGCTGTTAAGCGCAATCACTTCATTTTCAATATCGATGACATCTTATATTCCTGCGATGTGAAGGAAGAGAAATTTGAAGTGATTAGGAGAGGGAGGATCAAACCGAGTACAACATATGTCCCCTATGTGAACAGCCTCGTATCTTTGCCCTGA
- the LOC108222630 gene encoding putative proline-rich receptor-like protein kinase PERK6, translated as MASSPDSAPSGNNSTKSSPPPPSSGKNSSPPPSPPSSPPPPSSPPPSSPPPKSQSPPPSDSKSSPPPEGKSPPPSGRSPSPPAAVMSPPAPTTPEVPGVFFPPPPIGNPALTPTDGPARRSPSSGSSSPSSGSSRQKSSSNDNAGSITGGVLGGLVILSVLMIACAVCCRKKKRKSYPPKGSHVQYYQGRQEWNGPQDHVVKLQQQANAGGWGAPQSGEHSSNYSGTVPTPRGQHPANMSLGYNQSQFSYEDLASATGGFSEDNMIGQGGFGYVFKGVLPNGREVAVKCLKTGSGQGEREFQAEVEIISRVHHRHLVSLVGYSIADTERMLVYEYVPNKTLEHHLYKSGTVMDWPSRLRIAVGSAKGLAYLHEDCHPKIIHRDIKAANILLDNNYEAMVADFGLAKLSSDNFTHVSTRVMGTFGYLAPEYAQSGKLTDKSDVFSFGVMLLELITGRKPFDPASKYSDDGLVDWARPLMAKALEDGNYSELVDPRLENNYNPQEMARMVASAAASVRHSGKRRPKMSQIVRALEGDSSLDDLSDAGSKSSQSSTLTTSQIYDTGAYNADMLKFRKMVLDSEEFTSD; from the exons aTGGCTTCTTCCCCTGACTCTGCTCCCTCTGGTAATAATAGCACTAAAAgttcaccaccaccaccttccTCGGGAAAAAACTCTTCTCCACCCCCATCTCCACCATcttcaccaccaccaccatcctCGCCGCCACCATCATCACCCCCACCAAAAAGTCAATCCCCTCCGCCATCAGATTCCAAGTCCTCACCTCCACCCGAGGGGAAGTCACCTCCACCATCAGGGAGAAGTCCATCGCCTCCAGCTGCTGTCATGTCTCCGCCTGCACCTACCACCCCGGAAGTGCCTGGTGTTTTTTTTCCCCCACCTCCAATAGGTAATCCTGCACTCACACCAACAGATGGACCGGCTCGTAGGTCACCATCCAGTGGGTCGAGCTCACCATCGAGTGGGTCGAGCCGTCAAAAATCATCATCAAATGACAACGCAGGAAGTATTACAGGCGGAGTTCTTGGTGGTTTAGTTATTCTGTCTGTTCTAATGATTGCTTGTGCAGTGTGTTGCaggaaaaagaagagaaaatcaTACCCCCCTAAAG GATCACATGTTCAATATTACCAAGGTCGCCAGGAGTGGAATGGTCCTCAAGACCATGTTGTGAAGCTACAACAACAAGCTAATGCAGGTGGCTGGGGAGCACCGCAGAGCGGTGAGCACAGCTCCAACTATTCAGGAACAGTTCCAACACCCCGTGGACAACATCCTGCAAATATGAGTTTAGGATATAACCAGAGCCAGTTCTCTTATGAGGATTTAGCCTCAGCTACTGGTGGATTTTCTGAAGATAATATGATAGGACAAGGTGGGTTTGGTTATGTTTTTAAAGGTGTGTTGCCTAATGGTCGAGAGGTTGCGGTGAAATGCTTAAAGACTGGGAGTGGGCAAGGCGAGAGAGAGTTCCAGGCAGAAGTTGAGATAATAAGCCGTGTCCACCATCGCCATCTTGTGTCACTTGTTGGATATTCAATTGCTGATACAGAGAGGATGCTAGTTTATGAATATGTTCCCAATAAAACCTTGGAACATCATCTTTATA AGAGCGGAACAGTCATGGATTGGCCAAGCAGGCTTCGCATTGCCGTGGGATCAGCAAAAGGACTTGCTTATCTCCACGAAGACT GCCACCCTAAGATTATTCATCGTGACATCAAAGCAGCCAACATACTCTTGGATAACAACTACGAAGCTATG GTAGCTGATTTTGGTTTGGCTAAACTCTCTTCTGATAATTTCACTCATGTATCCACTCGCGTGATGGGAACTTTCGG GTACTTGGCTCCAGAGTATGCACAAAGCGGAAAGTTAACAGATAAATCTGATGTTTTTTCATTTGGTGTCATGCTCTTAGAGCTCATAACCGGAAGGAAACCATTTGATCCGGCAAGCAAATATTCGGATGATGGTTTGGTAGATTGG GCGAGACCACTTATGGCCAAAGCATTGGAAGATGGCAACTACAGTGAATTGGTGGATCCGCGCTTGGAGAATAACTATAACCCTCAAGAAATGGCACGCATGGTTGCCTCGGCTGCTGCCAGTGTTCGCCATTCTGGTAAAAGACGACCAAAGATGAGCCAG ATTGTTCGTGCACTGGAAGGAGATTCGTCGTTAGATGACTTGAGCGATGCTGGCTCGAAATCTAGCCAGAGCTCCACATTGACAACAAGTCAGATTTACGACACTGGTGCCTATAATGCAGATATGTTGAAGTTCAGGAAAATGGTACTGGACAGTGAAGAATTCACCAGTGACTAG